Within Burkholderia diffusa, the genomic segment GCGCGTCGGCATTCACGGCGGCGCATGCGCAGGCGCCGCCTGCATCGTCCGTACATGTCGCGCCCGGCGTCGTCCGCCCCGGCGAGACGGCCGACGAGGCGGGCATCACGCGGCGGCCGCACGGCACCGACGCGGAGTTCGTCGACAAGGCAGGCATCGTCGGCAAGACGGAGCTCCAGGCGAGCCAGCTCGCGCTCGATCGGTCGTCGAATCCGGACGTGAAGGCCTTCGCGCGACGGATGGTCGACGATCATGCTCGCATGGCCGCGGAATTGCGCCGGCTCGGCGCTCAAAAGGGCCTGCCCGTGCAGACGCGCATGCAGGTCGATCCGGCGCTCACGGCCCTGCGATCGATGAGTGGCGATGCATTCGACAAGGGTTACGTCGCGCTGGCGGGGCCGAACGCGCATGAGGCGGCGATCAGGCTCTACGAAGCTGAAGCGCGCAATGGCCGCGACCCGCAGCTTCGCGCGTTCGCGGCCGACATGCTGTCGACGCTGAAGGCCCACCTGAGCGCCGCGCGTGCGCTCGAGCGTTCGATCGCGGCCGCGCATTGATCCGCACGGCGGCCGCGCGCGTCCGTCGCGTTGGTCAGTGGCGTCGCGTGTCGCTCTCCGGGCCGCCGGGCGATGCCTCGTACGGCGGCGAGTCGAGCGCCGTTTCGCCTTCCTCGATCAGCCAGTACGGCGACGCGCCGTAGTGCGCGTGCAGCGCCTCGGCCCACGCGGGGTCGGCCATCGTCGGCCAGCGGTCCTTCTCGAAACCCGGCGCGTCGCGCACCTGTTCGGTCGGAACGGGCAGCACGAAGCAGCGACGCTCCACGTCAAGCGTCAATACGTTCCATGGCACCGCGAGCAGTTTGTCGCCGATCCCGGCAAATCCGCCCGACGACACCACCGCGTACGCGATCCGGCCCGAGCGGACATCGAGCATGATGTTCGTGACCTTGCCGATGTCGTCGCCGTCCATCGTCAGCACGCGATCGTTTTCCAGCGTGCCGGCGGCCATCACGTCCGGCCCGGGCCCGCCGGCCGAACGGGCGTGCTTGCCGACGATGCGCGCCTGCGTGCGCGATGGTCTATCCGTTGTCATCGCTTTTCTCCTGGTCGAAGCGGCGCGGCGCATACGGCGCACGAGCAGCACGGGTGGGGCGGCCGCTCAGCGGCGGCGCGGCAGGGACACGTCCTCGAGCGTATTCGCGAGCTCGTCGCGCGCCGGGCCGCCCGCGCGCGTCGCGATGTCGCCGAGCGACACCATGCCGACGATCCGGTGGTTCGCGTCGAGCACCGGCATCCTGTGCAGCTGTATGTCGGCCATCCGCTGCTGCACGTCGCCGACGCCGTCGTCTTCGACGCACCACTGCACCGGCGCCGATGCGACCACTTTCACGGGGGTATCGGGCGGATGCCCGTGCGACAGCGCGCGCACCGCGAGATCGCGGTCCGTCACGATCGCGACGAGCCCGGTGTCGTCGCACACCGGCAGCACGCCGATGTCGAAGCGCTGCATCAATTCGGCCGCATGGCGAATCGTGTCGGTGGGCGCGACGCACACCACGTCGCGCGACATAATTTCGTTGACGCGATACATGAACGCCTCCTTCGTGAGCGAGACGATGCGGGAGCAGAACGCGTGCCACGTTCGATCGGTACGCGCCGGACCTGCGCGGCGGTGCCACGGAGAAATTTGCCAGCCGGCTTGTACATCTTCCACGGCGGCAGCCGTGGCCGGGCCGTGAGCGATGCTCAGTGGCCGACGCCCGTCATCACGACGATGGCGAGTACCAGCGCGCTTTCGATCGCGGCCAGCGCCGCGACGCCCGCGGCGCCGCTGACTTCGTGCCATGCACGTTCGATGCGTTTCATCAGATCACTCCGGTTGTGCCGGCCCGTTGCCACGCTGCCGCGCGTCGCGGGCCGGGTGCCGCCGTCAGCCGTGATCGCGGGGCGGTGGTGGGGTGTCGGGCGCGCGACGGTCGCGTTCGCCGGACGGTCTGGCGGGGTCGATGCGGGTCGCGCCGCCGACAGCGGGCGGATCGCTGGCCGGGAACGTCTCCTCGAGCCCTTCGTCGATGCGCTTCTCCGTCTTGTCTTCGGACGGCTTGCGCGACGTGGCCAGAGGGCGTGGGCCGGCAGCCGGTGACACGGCGTTGCGGCTGCCGGGGGCGGATGCGGTCATGATCGAACCTCCTTACGGGTACGAGGGCCGCAAGCGCCGTGCCCGCACGATGCGGGCGGCATGGCGCTTGCAGTTGCCGGGACGGCCGGGCAGGCGGACATGCGGGCCGCCTGCCGCCGGTGCGGACGAGAGGACATCGTGATGATTGAACCCAGTGAACCCAGGAAAAGGATACGTTACGACGCGAACGTGTGCGGCGGCGATTTCCGTGATGTGCGCGAACGGTTCGACACATGGAAGCGCGAATCGCGGGTCCATCGGCCCGAGCGGCGCGTGTTCGACGGCAAGGATGAAGTCCGCGAGCTGAACCATACCGTCTATGCGGGGCCGGAAAGCGCGCAGCGGGCGCTGGTCGCGCGATGCGCGCCGGCCGATCCGTTCGCGCTCGCGGTGCGGCTCGCTGCCGAAGGGCGCACCTTGTGGCTGGTGATGGCGGCATACGACGCGTGAGCGCGAGCGCGCTGCCCCCGTCGAGCAGGCACATCGGTTGCGCGCGCTCGCCGCGCCAATCGACACGCGCGGCCGCCGCGCAGGAGTGACATGAGCACACGATCCATGCTGCACCGTCCCGAGCCGACGCCCGACGTCGATCCCGATCCGGCACTGCCCGAGCACGACGATCCGTTCGATCCGCCCGTGCCCCCGGGGCTGCCGCAAGGCGATCCGCCGTCGCAGCCGCCGCCAATGCGAATGCCGGGCGGGCGCAGCCAACCACGGCCGGCCGCGCGACCACTGAAAGGAGGACCATCATGGACATTCACGTGCAATCGCCCGACAAGCGCGCGATCGCCCAGGTGCTGGGCCGCTATTTCGAGTCGCGTTCGTTGCGCTATCACATCGAGGAATTGCCGGGCGGCGTGCTGCATATCGGCTTTCGCGCGGGCGGGCGCCCGGTGGCCGTCACCGTGTCGTTCGACGACACCGCCTACGACACCTATACACACTGGGATGCGAGCCAGAAGCAGCTCGCGCTCGGGCGTCTCGCCGACGGCTTCTCGCGCATGATGGCGAAGCGCAGTCCGGCCGCGCTGGCCGGCGACTATCACGTCGAGCGTTTCTGATTCCGCAATTCTGCGCCAATTCGTGCCAAAAACCGGCAAAGTGCCCATGCTCAACGGGCGCTTTGCGGCTTCGCGCGCGTCGCGTAGGATGTTCACAATTCAGCGCACGCTACGTTCGCGCCGTCGGCTGCATGCCGTTGCAGCCGATCCGGTTGCGGCGCGCTTTCCCTCAGGTTCGTTTCAAGCAACCGACGGAGACCACCTTGATGATCGTTGCCCGCCCGTTGTTGTCGCCCCGCAGCCGCCGGTTCGTGTCCGGCCTGTCGGCCTTCGCCGCGCTGGCAGCCGCCGGCGCTCGCGACGCGTCGGCGCAGACGCCTTCGCCGCTCGGCGAATGGCAATACTCGGCGGGCGTCCCGCTGCAGAAGCTGTTCAGTCCGACGATCCCGACGTGGCAGGTCAGCGTCGGCGCGGCGATGACGCTCCAGCCGCGCTACGCGGGTTCCGATCGCTACCGCCTGATGGGCGGCCCGAATCTCGACGTGCGCTATCGCGACCTGTTCTTCCTGTCGACGGGCGAAGGGCTCGGCGCTAACGTGCTGCGCGGGCCCAACTGGCGCGTGAGCGTGTCGGTCGGCTATGACCTGGGGCGCCGCTCGGCCGACGATCTCGACCACCTGAACGGGCTCGACAACATCAACGCGGCGCCGGTGATGAAGCTCGCGGCCGATTATGTGATCTCGAAGGACTTTCCGCTCGTGCTGCGCGCGGATGTCCGACGCAGCATCGGCGGCTCGAACGGCTGGGTCGGCGATTTCTCCGCGTACATGCCGATGCCGGGCAGTAACGAACACTTCTTCTGGTTCGCTGGGCCGACCGTGTCATTCGCCGATTCGCGCTACATGAACAGCTGGTTCGGCGTGAGCCAGGGTGCGTCCGCCCGTTCCGGGCTGCCGACCTACTCGTCGGGCGCGGGGATGAAGTCGTTCGGCGCCGGCGTGACGATGGTCTGGTTCATCAACAAGAACTGGTTCGTGACGATGGACGGCGCGATCGAACAGCTCGTCGGCCGCGCAAGGCGCAGCCCGATCACGCAGCAGTCGACGAACGGCGTGTTCGACATGTCGGTGAACTACCAGTTCTGACGGGCAGCCGTGCGGTGCGCGGCATGCGGTATTTTTCGTCACATTTGATATGATTCCGACCTGTACAAACGTACAGTGATCGATCCCCGTGACGCCTGCATCGCCGACGCCCCCGGCGTTTTACTACCTGACCAATTTCGAACGCGCGCTGGCCTGGCTGCGCGAGCGTTACGACGACCTGCTCGACGCGCGCGAACACGCGTTTCTGCGGGATTTCGCGCAGTTGCCGAAAGTGTCGCGCGCGTTGCTCGTGCGGATGCTGATGCGCAGCGGGTCCGACTTCCGCGCGAGCAAGCTCGTGTACGACGAGATCGGCGGCACGCTCGACGCGGCCGCGCCGCTCGTCGAACTCGGCTGGGTCGATCCGGCGCCCGCGCTCACGCTCGACGAGCTGTTCGCACTGTCGACCAAGGCCGATCTCCTGAAGGTGTTCCCGTCGCTCGCCGCGCACG encodes:
- a CDS encoding DUF4142 domain-containing protein is translated as MPLIVRISFAGNACLLGSGMLTFCASAFTAAHAQAPPASSVHVAPGVVRPGETADEAGITRRPHGTDAEFVDKAGIVGKTELQASQLALDRSSNPDVKAFARRMVDDHARMAAELRRLGAQKGLPVQTRMQVDPALTALRSMSGDAFDKGYVALAGPNAHEAAIRLYEAEARNGRDPQLRAFAADMLSTLKAHLSAARALERSIAAAH
- a CDS encoding PRC-barrel domain-containing protein, with product MTTDRPSRTQARIVGKHARSAGGPGPDVMAAGTLENDRVLTMDGDDIGKVTNIMLDVRSGRIAYAVVSSGGFAGIGDKLLAVPWNVLTLDVERRCFVLPVPTEQVRDAPGFEKDRWPTMADPAWAEALHAHYGASPYWLIEEGETALDSPPYEASPGGPESDTRRH
- a CDS encoding CBS domain-containing protein → MYRVNEIMSRDVVCVAPTDTIRHAAELMQRFDIGVLPVCDDTGLVAIVTDRDLAVRALSHGHPPDTPVKVVASAPVQWCVEDDGVGDVQQRMADIQLHRMPVLDANHRIVGMVSLGDIATRAGGPARDELANTLEDVSLPRRR
- a CDS encoding MipA/OmpV family protein; this translates as MIVARPLLSPRSRRFVSGLSAFAALAAAGARDASAQTPSPLGEWQYSAGVPLQKLFSPTIPTWQVSVGAAMTLQPRYAGSDRYRLMGGPNLDVRYRDLFFLSTGEGLGANVLRGPNWRVSVSVGYDLGRRSADDLDHLNGLDNINAAPVMKLAADYVISKDFPLVLRADVRRSIGGSNGWVGDFSAYMPMPGSNEHFFWFAGPTVSFADSRYMNSWFGVSQGASARSGLPTYSSGAGMKSFGAGVTMVWFINKNWFVTMDGAIEQLVGRARRSPITQQSTNGVFDMSVNYQF